The stretch of DNA CCGCGGGCGCGGCTGCGGCGGGGATGGACTGCACCGTGCTCGTGCCGGCGGACATCGCCGACGAGCGGCTAGCCGCGATCGCGCGCTACGACCCGCGGCTGGTGCGCGTCGACGGCGACTACGGGCGGCTCTACTACGAGTCGCTCGCCGTCGGCCGGAAAGCCGGCGTACGGTTCCTGAACAGCGACGCCCCGTGGCGGGTGGCGGGCCAGGCGACGACGGCGCTGGAAGTGCTGGCGCAGTTCCATCGACGCGGAGACGTGAACTTGGACTTCTCCGGTGCCGGCCGACAGTCGCCGGCACCCGACGCGCTCGTCCTCCCGGTCAGCAGCGGCGGCCACGCCAGCGGCGCGTGGCAGGCGGTCCGGACGCTGACCGCCGCGGGGTTGCTCGACTCGGCGCCGAAGCTCTGCTTCGTACAGGCGGCCGCGTGTGCGCCCATCGCGGAGGCGTTCGCGCGCGGCGACGACGAAGTGACAGCCGTCGAGGGCGGCGAGACGATCGCATACTCGATCGCCAACGCCGACCCGCCGAGCGGGAACCGGGCGCTGGCAGCCGCGCGGGCGACCGGTGGCGCAGTCGTCGCGGTCGACGACGACGCGATCGAGCGGGCGGGTGAGCGGTTCGCGGGCGCGGGGGTGGCGGTCGAGCCCGCCTCCGCGACGACGCTGGCCGCGCTGTCGCCCCTCCGGGAGCGCGGTGCGCTGGAGGACGGCGACACGGCCGCGCTGGTGGCGACCGGGCGCGGGTTCGGCACCGGTGGCGCGGCGGTCGACGCCGACCGCGTCGAGCTCTCGGCGCTGGGGTCGCTGTTCGAGTGAGGCCGTGGCGCCCGTTCGGTCGGCTGGCTTCCCGGGGAACTCGTCCCACAAGCTTAGTGACGG from Halolamina sediminis encodes:
- a CDS encoding threonine synthase, with the translated sequence MRRVCWQCGNRTDDERRVRCDCGEPLWLDTDPESVPDSWPARVESMWDALPLLGLDQPEPPAGLPTAAGGTPLFRTESLDTEGVSVHVKHEGLNPTGSFKDRGTAFGVAEMVERGETRIGTVSHGNMAESVAAGAAAAGMDCTVLVPADIADERLAAIARYDPRLVRVDGDYGRLYYESLAVGRKAGVRFLNSDAPWRVAGQATTALEVLAQFHRRGDVNLDFSGAGRQSPAPDALVLPVSSGGHASGAWQAVRTLTAAGLLDSAPKLCFVQAAACAPIAEAFARGDDEVTAVEGGETIAYSIANADPPSGNRALAAARATGGAVVAVDDDAIERAGERFAGAGVAVEPASATTLAALSPLRERGALEDGDTAALVATGRGFGTGGAAVDADRVELSALGSLFE